One Lachancea thermotolerans CBS 6340 chromosome F complete sequence DNA window includes the following coding sequences:
- the GCD14 gene encoding tRNA 1-methyladenosine methyltransferase subunit GCD14 (highly similar to uniprot|P46959 Saccharomyces cerevisiae YJL125C GCD14 Subunit of tRNA (1-methyladenosine) methyltransferase with Gcd10p required for the modification of the adenine at position 58 in tRNAs especially tRNAi-Met first identified as a negative regulator of GCN4 expression): MSHFSEYKDLIQVGDLALVWISRDNIKPVTITAGETFNTRYGSFPHDDMIGKPYGSQIAVRTKGSNRFGFIHVLQPTPELWTISLPHRTQIVYTPDSSYIMQRLQCSPHSRVIEAGTGSGSFSHAFARSAGHLFSYEFHEVRYEQAKKEFEEHGLFRDGNVTITHRDVCHDGFTIKNTDKTTFFDGKSAEEAQQPACIGADVIFLDLPAPWDAIPNLDCVISQNSKTSMCCFSPCIEQVDKTLEALEKHGWTEVEMVEIQGRQYESRRQMVRHLDDALQRLRDVRERKQVGVERRKRMFNKIISDQEEPYEERPETPKTQFNPFGKGSRVKEGDSNYSWKEVSKVESEIKSHTSYLTFASKIVHKARNEELVQSIIEEHKDVTPESTLPGKKDKKQSVNK, translated from the coding sequence atgtcaCATTTTTCGGAGTATAAGGACCTCATCCAGGTCGGTGACCTGGCACTGGTTTGGATATCAAGAGACAACATCAAGCCCGTAACAATTACCGCTGGCGAAACGTTCAACACCAGATATGGCTCTTTCCCGCACGATGACATGATCGGAAAGCCATACGGATCTCAGATTGCGGTCAGAACGAAAGGGTCTAATAGGTTCGGCTTTATTCATGTTCTGCAGCCAACCCCAGAGCTGTGGACCATTTCGTTGCCTCATAGAACACAGATAGTTTACACCCCAGACTCCTCCTACATCATGCAGAGACTGCAGTGCAGCCCGCACTCCAGAGTCATAGAGGCAGGCACTGGATCTGGGTCCTTTTCTCACGCTTTCGCGCGCAGTGCTGGCCATCTTTTCTCATACGAGTTTCACGAAGTCAGATACgaacaagcaaagaaagagTTCGAGGAACACGGGCTGTTCCGCGATGGAAACGTCACAATAACTCATCGCGATGTTTGCCATGATGGTTTCACTATCAAAAATACGGACAAAACTACGTTCTTCGACGGCAAGAGCGCTGAGGAGGCTCAGCAGCCAGCTTGCATTGGCGCTGATGTgatttttcttgatctccCTGCGCCCTGGGACGCCATCCCTAACCTGGACTGCGTAATATCGCAAAACTCCAAGACCTCCATGTGCTGCTTTTCCCCTTGTATAGAGCAAGTTGACAAAACTCTAGAAGCTCTCGAAAAGCACGGGTGGACCGAAGTTGAAATGGTTGAGATTCAAGGTCGCCAGTATGAGTCTAGGAGACAGATGGTGAGACATCTTGATGACGCACTACAGAGATTAAGAGACGTGAGAGAGCGCAAACAGGTCGGTGTTGAGAGGCGCAAAAGAATGTTTAATAAAATCATCAGCGATCAAGAAGAGCCTTACGAAGAAAGACCGGAGACACCCAAGACTCAATTCAATCCTTTTGGCAAGGGTTCTAGAGTAAAGGAAGGGGACTCCAATTACAGCTGGAAAGAAGTGTCGAAAGTTGAATCCGAGATCAAGTCCCACACCTCATACCTCACGTTTGCCTCTAAAATTGTCCACAAGGCAAGAaacgaagagcttgtcCAAAGCATAATAGAAGAGCACAAGGATGTTACTCCTGAGAGCACGCTCCCGGGTAAAAAGGACAAGAAGCAGTCTGTAAATAAGTAA
- the MTC1 gene encoding DUF5427 domain-containing protein MTC1 (similar to uniprot|P47018 Saccharomyces cerevisiae YJL123C Hypothetical ORF), translating to MKELVRNTYPSATRAAMSGRNSTEADDVLEFLESLPESSKTSGGSGAENSGKEPKKDTEILDFLDELEQSNLSLKKDKKAGQAEENAQEGEGDSVAQTSTASKEPAAAEKPAAAEKPVAAEEPAAVEDPASSKASQPKETAASVSQADAEIIQSEPETTSDPITSFSNWWSSSGSATVNSFFSKTAEQATHLKDRLAQEQHGIASKLQGTSLGSKINTATLSTLAKNLSRIVVGDTDEVLRIHLVHDLVNYPLLSYHVEQQFDNVLSSQVQSGVRIFVDEWDHPIEGNDRVQDGKRHLNMFTGKVSDGEKLAFANLNNAIKLFTEAKDELAKQRFETVSAEEGEKELAISDVFISILPISVPEKHKNPEIATTDSSHPGNFAFTIVLKDISNDFTSITRSQGFPQRWADWLEGTSELKSKQDAIQDRESKRDAVERTDSADDAEGIDPSDWVKEWVEDGLSLAFGVVAQNYVIDRMGF from the coding sequence ATGAAAGAGCTAGTCCGGAACACGTATCCTTCAGCGACTCGTGCAGCGATGAGCGGGCGCAACTCAACAGAAGCCGATGATGTGCTTGAATTCTTGGAATCGCTTCCAGAAAGCAGCAAGACTAGTGGTGGTTCCGGAGCCGAGAACTCCGGCAAGGAGCCAAAAAAGGATACCGAAATCCTAGACTTCCTCGACGAGCTGGAACAAAGCAACctcagcttgaagaaggacaagaaggccGGACAGGCCGAGGAGAATGCCCAGGAAGGTGAAGGAGATTCAGTAGCGCAAACCTctactgcatccaaggaGCCCGCCGCCGCGGAGAAGCCTGCTGCCGCGGAGAAGCCTGTTGCCGCAGAAGAGCCCGCCGCAGTCGAGGACCCTGCCTCTTCAAAGGCCTCTCAACCGAAGGAAACCGCGGCTTCGGTCTCGCAGGCCGACGCCGAGATCATACAGAGCGAACCGGAAACGACAAGTGATCCCATCACATCCTTTTCCAATTGGTGGTCGTCGTCTGGGTCTGCCACAGtcaacagcttctttaGCAAAACCGCGGAGCAGGCAACACATCTCAAGGACAGGCTGGCACAAGAACAGCACGGCATTGCATCGAAGCTGCAAGGTACGTCACTGGGCTCGAAGATCAACACAGCAACGCTTTCAACTTTGGCCAAGAACCTGAGCAGGATCGTGGTCGGCGACACTGACGAAGTCCTGCGGATCCATTTGGTGCACGACCTCGTCAACTACCCTCTGCTTTCGTACCACGTTGAGCAGCAGTTTGACAACGTTCTGAGCTCGCAGGTTCAGAGCGGCGTCAGGATATTCGTAGACGAGTGGGACCATCCAATTGAGGGCAATGACCGTGTTCAGGACGGGAAGCGCCACCTCAACATGTTCACAGGCAAAGTTTCGGACGGCGAGAAGCTGGCGTTCGCCAACCTGAACAATGCTATCAAGCTGTTCACAGAGGCCAAAGATGAGCTCGCAAAGCAACGGTTCGAGACTGTCTCGGCGGAGGAAGGCGAAAAGGAGCTCGCTATATCTGACGTCTTCATTTCCATCCTCCCAATCTCGGTTCCAGAAAAACACAAGAACCCGGAAATCGCCACCACCGACTCCTCGCACCCGGGCAATTTCGCCTTCACCATCGTGCTCAAGGACATCAGCAACGACTTCACCTCGATTACCAGGTCGCAGGGATTCCCTCAGAGATGGGCCGACTGGCTCGAGGGTACGTCAGAGCTGAAAAGCAAGCAGGACGCCATCCAGGACAGAGAGTCCAAGAGAGACGCCGTGGAGCGGACAGACAGCGCGGACGATGCCGAAGGCATCGACCCCAGCGACTGGGTCAAGGAGTGGGTCGAAGACGGTCTGAGCCTTGCTTTCGGCGTGGTAGCTCAGAACTACGTGATCGACCGCATGGGCTTCTAG
- the NAP1 gene encoding histone chaperone NAP1 (similar to uniprot|P25293 Saccharomyces cerevisiae YKR048C NAP1 Protein that interacts with mitotic cyclin Clb2p required for the regulation of microtubule dynamics during mitosis controls bud morphogenesis involved in the transport of H2A and H2B histones to the nucleus): MSKPIKTTSSKIDAAPTPHNTPSSVLGSSYLKNGNPARNIPQTINEEEINSALANNPQLLASIQDKLGDLVGQDSGYVASLPGAVRDRIYALKKLQRDLFEMEKEFQLEMFALEEKYLKKYAPVHQRRFEIVTGKQEPTAQEIEAGKDEGDQLDTLAEEPEEDEEGADNAAEDLKGIPSFWLTAFENLPIMSQTVTSADAEVLEFLTDVKLEYLTEGKPGFKLVFEFDPENPFFSNSQLVKTYYYQSELGYSGDFIYDHAEGCKIDWTDNESNVTISVEKRKQRNKTTKQVRTIEKITPVESFFNFFDPPKLPAKAKDASGSGDENEDDDEDEEDDEEVAELESRLALDYAIGEEFKDKLIPRAVDWFTGAAIEFEYDADQPDDEEFDSELDDDEEDDDEDDDEDGDDDGSENDFASAAPGTKEQPPECKQN, from the coding sequence ATGTCGAAGCCTATCAAGACCACGTCGTCGAAAATCGACGCCGCGCCAACGCCCCACAATACGCCCTCTAGCGTGCTGGGCAGCTCGTACCTGAAGAACGGGAACCCAGCCCGCAACATCCCCCAGACCATCAACGAGGAGGAGATCAACTCGGCGCTGGCCAACAACCCACAGCTTCTGGCGTCGATCCAGGACAAGCTGGGCGACCTCGTTGGCCAGGACAGTGGATACGTGGCGTCGCTGCCGGGCGCCGTGCGGGACCGCATCTACgcgttgaagaagctgcagcgCGACCTGTTTGAGATGGAGAAGGAGTTCCAGCTGGAGATGTTCGCGTTGGAGGAGAAGTACCTGAAAAAGTACGCGCCTGTGCACCAGCGCCGTTTCGAGATCGTGACGGGCAAGCAGGAACCCACGGCGCAGGAGATTGAGGCGGGCAAAGATGAGGGCGACCAGCTGGATACGCTCGCGGAGGAGCCagaggaggacgaggaggGCGCCGACAACGCGGCCGAGGACCTCAAGGGCATTCCCTCGTTCTGGCTCACCGCCTTCGAGAACTTGCCCATCATGTCGCAGACAGTCACCAGCGCGGACGCAGAGGTCCTGGAGTTCCTGACCGACGTCAAGCTCGAGTACCTGACCGAGGGCAAGCCAGGGTTTAAACTGGTGTTCGAGTTCGACCCCGAAAACCCCTTCTTCAGCAACTCACAGTTGGTCAAGACCTACTACTACCAGTCTGAGCTCGGCTACTCGGGCGACTTCATCTACGACCACGCCGAGGGCTGCAAGATCGACTGGACCGATAACGAGTCGAATGTCACCATCTCGGTGGAGAAGCGCAAGCAGCGCAACAAGACCACCAAGCAGGTGCGCACCATCGAGAAGATCACCCCGGTAGagtccttcttcaacttcttcgacCCTCCAAAGCTCCCCGCCAAGGCCAAGGACGCCTCCGGCTCAGGCGACGAGaacgaggacgacgacgaagacgaagaggacgacgaagaggtCGCCGAGCTCGAGAGCCGACTCGCCCTCGACTACGCAATCGGCGAGGAGTTCAAGGACAAACTTATCCCAAGAGCCGTCGACTGGTTCACCGGCGCGGCCATCGAGTTCGAGTACGATGCGGACCAACCGGACGACGAAGAATTCGACTCAGAActcgacgacgacgaggaagacgatgacgaggatgatgacgaagacggaGACGATGACGGTTCCGAGAACGACTTCGCGTCCGCCGCTCCCGGCACGAAGGAACAGCCTCCTGAGTGCAAGCAGAACTGA
- a CDS encoding uncharacterized protein (weakly similar to uniprot|P36138 Saccharomyces cerevisiae YKR045C Hypothetical ORF), producing MSESHHDNAFQERKRKLSVWVKRIIQPNREQAQTQQHQRTQRQERRRPQQFAVAHSKPHSKRRSVKGGLASAELTTPQAKREPLARSVAWGDPIYKEAIPHLPRLEFDHIQDNASTAPLVSHCSSSAKSSVFSDVTSLQSTRATVSSSKTFDTNASTVGIPSASILDRARHTNPAQGAPSVFSAATTQHTT from the exons ATGTCCGAGAGCCACCACGACAATGCCTTTCAAG AGCGCAAGCGCAAGCTGTCGGTATGGGTTAAGAGAATAATACAACCGAACAGGGAACAGGCACAAACacagcagcaccagcgaACGCAGCGCCAGGAGCGGCGCCGACCACAGCAATTTGCGGTGGCGCACTCGAAACCTCACTCTAAAAGGAGATCAGTAAAAGGCGGTTTGGCATCCGCAGAACTGACCACTCCCCAGGCAAAGCGCGAGCCGCTGGCGCGATCCGTGGCGTGGGGCGATCCGATCTACAAAGAAGCTATCCCGCACCTGCCTCGCCTGGAATTTGACCATATACAAGACAACGCGAGCACCGCTCCGCTTGTGTCACATTGCTCGTCCTCCGCAAAGTCTTCGGTGTTCTCGGACGTCACTTCGCTGCAGTCCACCCGTGCTACTGTATCGTCAAGCAAGACCTTCGACACCAATGCCAGCACCGTCGGAATCCCGTCGGCCAGCATTTTGGATCGTGCCAGACACACTAACCCAGCGCAGGGCGCCCCCTCGGTTTTTAGTGCTGCCACGACCCAGCACACAACTTAA
- the FMP46 gene encoding putative redox protein (similar to uniprot|P36141 Saccharomyces cerevisiae YKR049C FMP46 The authentic non-tagged protein was localized to the mitochondria), with amino-acid sequence MSLFRSLQHQPRVITLFTHDVASKPSVLIMQQLRGDQSDKFNIEVHTKFPTLDQLQYMQGINSAALQAQVATLSELMRRDSSYETFGKDLKECAKSGIWNPRTSLWVDWEKKRMGNDASSVKALLEKL; translated from the coding sequence ATGTCTCTCTTTAGATCGCTACAACATCAGCCGCGCGTCATAACGCTATTCACGCACGATGTCGCTAGCAAGCCCAGTGTGCTTATCATGCAGCAATTGCGAGGCGACCAGTCGGACAAATTCAACATCGAGGTGCACACCAAGTTCCCCACACTGGACCAGCTGCAATACATGCAGGGGATCAACAGTGCGGCACTGCAGGCCCAAGTGGCTACCCTCTCCGAACTCATGCGCAGAGACAGCTCGTACGAAACTTTCGGCAAAGACCTGAAAGAATGCGCCAAGTCCGGCATCTGGAACCCGCGGACTTCGCTATGGGTGGACTGGGAGAAAAAACGAATGGGCAATGACGCTAGCAGCGTCAAGGCGTTACTCGAAAAGCTATAG
- the LSM1 gene encoding Lsm1p (similar to uniprot|P47017 Saccharomyces cerevisiae YJL124C LSM1 Component of small nuclear ribonucleoprotein complexes involved in mRNA decapping and decay) — MSEMKSAPSGASKISEGEADLYLDQYNFTTTAAIVGSVDRKIFVLLRDGRMLFGILRTFDQYANLILQHCVERIYITEENKYAECGRGVFMVRGENVVMLGEVDIDREDQPLSQMERISFEEASAVKKQRDDARCELESKKGKTMAQHGLIYEFHKSDIY, encoded by the coding sequence ATGTCCGAAATGAAGAGCGCACCCTCCGGTGCTTCTAAGATCTCCGAGGGCGAAGCGGACCTTTACCTCGACCAGTACAACTTCACGACAACAGCGGCGATCGTAGGATCTGTGGATCGCAAAATATTTGTGCTTCTGAGGGACGGCCGCATGCTTTTCGGCATCCTGAGGACGTTCGACCAATACGCGAACCTAATCCTGCAGCACTGCGTCGAGAGAATATACATAACAGAGGAGAACAAGTATGCGGAGTGTGGCCGCGGTGTGTTCATGGTGCGTGGTGAGAACGTAGTAATGTTGGGCGAGGTAGATATAGACCGGGAGGACCAGCCGCTAAGCCAGATGGAGCGCATCTCGTTCGAGGAGGCGTCTGCggtcaagaagcagcgcgACGACGCCCGCTGCGAGTTGGAAAGCAAAAAGGGCAAGACCATGGCTCAGCATGGCTTAATTTACGAGTTTCATAAGTCGGACATATACTAG
- the ALB1 gene encoding Alb1p (similar to uniprot|P47019 Saccharomyces cerevisiae YJL122W Hypothetical ORF) gives MPSKNSINRPKQQMNLNRKVHSLAKKRDARERAGLLQPARSHETSKSGQPKSVPIDLYKGEQSSAGPVTTKTLSKKRAKKIERNMRYAEQRKLLVDVQKKAEDGMEVDGEVAASIAGSDAAKKSQFARVKDAFFRAMEDTASSGLVLENGAGTTLGGRFFP, from the coding sequence ATGCCGTCAAAAAACTCCATTAACAGACCAAAGCAGCAGATGAATCTGAACCGTAAGGTGCATTCGCtggccaagaaaagagatgCCAGAGAAAGAGCCGGTCTGCTGCAGCCCGCCAGGTCGCACGAGACCTCCAAATCTGGTCAGCCTAAGTCTGTGCCGATCGATCTATACAAGGGCGAACAGAGCTCTGCGGGACCCGTGACAACCAAGActctgtcaaagaagagagccaAGAAGATCGAGAGAAACATGAGATACGCCGAGCAAAGAAAATTGCTGGTAGACGTGCAGAAGAAGGCCGAAGACGGGATGGAGGTGGACGGCGAGGTCGCTGCGTCGATTGCCGGCTCGGACGCCGCCAAGAAGTCGCAGTTCGCGAGAGTCAAGGACGCCTTCTTCCGCGCCATGGAGGACACCGCTAGTTCGGGGCTGGTGCTGGAAAACGGTGCCGGAACCACGCTCGGGGGCCGCTTCTTCCCATGA
- a CDS encoding KLTH0F06204p (similar to uniprot|Q12012 Saccharomyces cerevisiae YOR289W Hypothetical ORF), whose product MGEEPEELRSSPFAFYAFYQLHQHLKATPVSRLSFQDILRQLYPDYVMKPGKEKEKTSLFITWEKQGASGREDFQLRGCIGTFARPPLLKGIERYSLIAALQDDRFPPIRKGEFPRLKCSCNILHNFTTIYKRSKPDGDIFDWEIGVHGIELKFEDPGTGRILSATFLPEVMPEQGWDKQETFQALIEKAGYYRDIGQLIDSYDEYFVEVLRYEGDKSAIAYEEFSRQLEQVI is encoded by the coding sequence ATGGGAGAAGAGCCTGAGGAGCTTCGAAGCTCGCCGTTTGCCTTCTACGCGTTTTATCAACTTCACCAACATCTCAAAGCAACCCCTGTTTCTCGTTTGAGCTTTCAGGACATCCTTCGTCAGCTGTACCCCGACTACGTTATGAAGCCAGGTaaagagaaggagaagacATCCCTGTTTATCACCTGGGAAAAACAAGGAGCCAGTGGGCGTGAGGACTTTCAATTGCGAGGCTGTATCGGAACCTTCGCAAGGCCCCCCTTGCTAAAGGGAATTGAGAGGTACTCCCTCATAGCAGCGCTGCAAGACGACAGATTCCCTCCAATTCGCAAGGGCGAATTTCCGCGGCTCAAGTGCAGCTGCAACATCCTACACAACTTTACAACCATATACAAGCGGTCGAAGCCGGACGGAGATATCTTCGATTGGGAGATCGGAGTCCATGGAATAGAATTGAAGTTCGAAGACCCGGGCACTGGGCGTATCCTAAGTGCGACTTTTCTGCCAGAAGTGATGCCAGAGCAGGGATGGGACAAACAGGAaacctttcaagctctcATCGAGAAGGCTGGGTACTACCGCGATATCGGCCAATTGATTGATTCTTACGATGAATATTTCGTAGAGGTGTTACGCTACGAAGGCGATAAGAGTGCTATAGCCTACGAGGAGTTCTCGCGACAACTTGAACAAGTTATTTAG
- the RPE1 gene encoding ribulose-phosphate 3-epimerase RPE1 (highly similar to uniprot|P46969 Saccharomyces cerevisiae YJL121C RPE1 D-ribulose-5-Phosphate 3-epimerase): protein MVKPIVAPSILASDFANLECSCHKVINAGADWLHIDVMDGHFVPNITLGQPIVASLRKAVPRVQDTTATKPKAFFDCHMMVESPEKWVADFAKCGADQFTFHYEATKDPLALVKLIKSHNIRAACAIKPGTPVDVLYELGPHLDMALVMTVEPGFGGQKFMIEMMPKVEALRAKFPNMDIQVDGGLGKDTIPHAAKAGANVIVAGTSVFTAADPADVISFMKGQVAENLETRGLLE from the coding sequence ATGGTCAAACCAATTGTTGCACCCAGTATCCTCGCGTCGGACTTTGCGAACCTCGAATGCAGTTGCCACAAGGTTATTAACGCAGGTGCCGACTGGCTACACATCGACGTTATGGACGGCCACTTCGTGCCCAACATCACATTGGGCCAGCCTATCGTGGCAAGCCTGCGCAAAGCCGTGCCACGGGTGCAGGACACGACGGCTACCAAGCCAAAGGCGTTCTTCGACTGCCACATGATGGTCGAGTCGCCCGAGAAATGGGTCGCGGACTTCGCCAAGTGCGGCGCGGACCAGTTCACGTTCCACTACGAGGCAACCAAAGACCCGCTGGCGCTCGTCAAGCTGATCAAGTCGCACAACATCAGAGCCGCGTGCGCCATCAAGCCAGGCACGCCTGTAGACGTTCTGTACGAGCTCGGCCCACACCTGGACATGGCCCTGGTGATGACCGTCGAGCCTGGGTTCGGAGGCCAGAAGTTCATGATTGAGATGATGCCCAAGGTCGAGGCGCTCAGAGCCAAGTTCCCCAACATGGACATCCAGGTTGACGGCGGCCTCGGCAAAGACACCATCCCGCACGCCGCCAAAGCCGGCGCCAACGTCATCGTGGCAGGCACCAGCGTGTTCACGGCCGCGGACCCCGCAGATGTCATCTCCTTCATGAAGGGGCAGGTCGCCGAGAACCTCGAGACCAGAGGTCTCCTGGAATAA
- the PHO86 gene encoding Pho86p (similar to uniprot|P46956 Saccharomyces cerevisiae YJL117W PHO86 Protein specifically required for packaging of the high-affinity phosphate transporter Pho84p into COPII coated vesicles for transport to the plasma membrane transcription and localization are regulated by phosphate levels): MAKKTQPQMVEQMDASLHEPINKDAPLTIYGSKLKPELATAALNLSIDFLKQQQSLANQHVMWHRKTLGTAFLCAFVYLAPRATFPKGSKSVMGTVVQFVLMNKAQLVYFAVVTILAASFIFTFLARFTEDLFKRKISQVVDTNGVAVFGVDLTELVKGDIKDKSKLDNTQVIVYRETPIALASVVENSLMSSNDALVMGVSTIGSRRVYLQSGIIEDLLDWALIRTKNIQKTGKFEAGNSMKLLVEVYSFDKVIKKTLKSKGFSLIKAVKLEESRLLGGLFGVKKELWGVQFHFDSKKQK; encoded by the coding sequence ATGGCCAAGAAGACGCAGCCTCAGATGGTAGAGCAGATGGATGCTTCGCTGCACGAGCCCATCAACAAAGATGCGCCGCTTACAATTTACGGTTCTAAACTCAAGCCCGAACTGGCGACAGCAGCGCTGAACTTGTCGATAGACTTCCTCAAGCAGCAACAGTCGCTGGCCAACCAACACGTTATGTGGCACCGCAAAACACTAGGAACTGCGTTCCTATGCGCATTCGTGTACCTCGCGCCTAGAGCCACATTTCCAAAGGGCTCGAAGTCTGTAATGGGAACAGTCGTGCAGTTTGTGCTTATGAACAAGGCCCAACTTGTGTACTTCGCAGTGGTGACAATACTCGCCGCATCTTTCATCTTCACGTTCCTAGCTAGGTTCACGGAAGACCTCTTCAAGCGCAAGATCAGCCAGGTGGTGGACACGAACGGTGTGGCCGTTTTTGGCGTTGACCTAACTGAGCTGGTGAAGGGTGATATCAAAGACAAGAGCAAGCTCGATAACACGCAGGTTATTGTGTACAGGGAGACCCCAATTGCTCTGGCGAGCGTTGTAGAGAACAGTCTCATGTCTTCCAACGATGCGCTGGTGATGGGCGTGTCGACCATTGGGTCCCGTAGAGTTTACCTTCAGAGCGGAATCATCGAAGACCTACTGGACTGGGCTTTGATTCGCACAAAAAACATCCAAAAAACCGGCAAGTTCGAGGCCGGAAACTCCATGAAGCTGCTAGTCGAGGTTTACTCTTTTGACAAGGTGATAAAAAAGACCCTAAAGAGCAAAGGTTTCTCGTTGATCAAGGCCGTCAAGCTCGAAGAATCGCGTCTGCTGGGCGGCTTGTTCGGGGTGAAAAAAGAACTGTGGGGTGTGCAGTTCCACTTTGACTCTAAGAAGCAAAAATGA
- the PLN1 gene encoding Pln1p (similar to uniprot|P36139 Saccharomyces cerevisiae YKR046C PET10 Protein of unknown function that co-purifies with lipid particles expression pattern suggests a role in respiratory growth computational analysis of large-scale protein-protein interaction data suggests a role in ATP/ADP exchange) gives MSSQNSVKVVVDRDSVSKFASCQSATLNHLNKYDKLRDAAGYVLSYSAVSSTLSAVLTVLYRAKLATVDSPKAPQLVRGTYHAGVSALRRLDELFNVLVLREGLDEFMAQYRTHSGKPGFWVLLYVVDYIANVSNLVLKQLVVKPLKLRQRTSGPAELAHEMETNGVSGAGHTEPENLPHIKELAGTTRSLSHELQSKLNSDYIEPARTKLQQEYIEPTKDKINGTREFMTEKYGEFIKPKYNAAYQTVSEKYEGNLNKSESVPRAIVSTGVDLGNMTLGKLKNGVATGVDKIEPKAREVAQEINDTAASVAESTESLAK, from the coding sequence ATGAGCTCTCAAAACTCCGTCAAGGTCGTTGTCGACAGAGACAGTGTCTCGAAATTTGCTTCATGCCAATCTGCAACATTGAACCACTTGAACAAGTATGACAAGTTGCGGGACGCAGCGGGCTACGTTTTATCGTACTCTGCAGTGTCCAGCACCCTGTCCGCAGTGCTAACAGTGCTTTATCGCGCCAAGCTGGCTACGGTGGACTCGCCCAAGGCTCCTCAGCTGGTGAGGGGCACGTATCATGCGGGAGTATCGGCTTTAAGACGTCTGgatgagcttttcaatgtgCTCGTGCTGCGCGAGGGCTTGGACGAGTTCATGGCGCAGTACAGGACCCACAGTGGCAAGCCCGGCTTCTGGGTGCTACTGTACGTGGTGGACTACATCGCCAATGTGTCGAACCTTGTTCTCAAGCAACTCGTTGTCAAGCCTCTCAAGCTACGCCAGAGGACCTCGGGTCCTGCGGAGCTCGCCCACGAAATGGAGACAAACGGCGTGTCTGGCGCCGGGCACACCGAGCCAGAGAACTTGCCACACATCAAGGAGCTCGCGGGCACCACACGTTCCCTGAGCCACGAGCTCCAATCGAAACTGAACTCGGACTACATCGAGCCTGCAAGAACCAAGTTGCAGCAGGAGTACATCGAACCCACCAAGGACAAGATCAATGGCACACGTGAGTTCATGACCGAAAAATACGGCGAGTTCATCAAGCCAAAGTACAATGCCGCCTACCAGACTGTATCAGAAAAGTACGAGGGCAACCTCAACAAGTCCGAGAGCGTTCCTCGTGCTATCGTGTCCACTGGCGTGGACTTGGGCAACATGACTTTGGGGAAGCTCAAGAACGGCGTTGCAACTGGTGTTGACAAGATAGAGCCTAAGGCCAGGGAGGTTGCTCAAGAGATCAACGACACCGCCGCGTCTGTTGCCGAAAGTACCGAGAGCCTCGCCAAATAA